A window from Drosophila miranda strain MSH22 chromosome Y unlocalized genomic scaffold, D.miranda_PacBio2.1 Contig_Y2_pilon, whole genome shotgun sequence encodes these proteins:
- the LOC108160138 gene encoding protein painting of fourth isoform X1, whose protein sequence is MDLKRCPPAIGIGADSKRPKKNIQDKGIEIPGDGNPPNLPPCSPDNCSVSLPESHVSPKTAVGAQPGSWQAESINSDCDTGPLSEFDRNSLWKKDIHGNKLSRREMARVRRMESLKCLEMERELGSKSCEYTASVVLVIRFPDPEISTAMVAGLSPAVSDVGVPSRLEPRYCMVHLKIGADVDSTISEINQVRFGNGFLVAERKEFSDEEEAKLIDPCSLYVSNIPFHMTTSAIKGFFVRSMRVDVGVLRTEKRARYAFVRYATTELAREAFRELSRRPCLSNRTLTVRFRRIKKRPSQFKLQPNPSNLTINTLATDDDDAADADCKVISPPPVESITISDSDGNCSDSNGATKEKAKRKSKMSEHEMEIQKLKLQMAEYGAIIKSLQARQDISADLSPKLEPSSYPEMCRYAKGPTPVHLIQDIKAECAYLGLPEVTAEPEPAFRPTTLPIDKPGQDDDPKKPKKSFFLGRMLSGLARLAKSPKPADEKTTASKATQASPEKDARLEELYAQLETDIDT, encoded by the exons ATGGATTTAAAACGCTGCCCCCCGGCAATTGGCATCGGAGCAGATTCCAAACGACCCAAGAAGAACATCCAGGATAAGGGCATCGAGATACCGGGCGATGGGAATCCACCAAATTTGCCGCCGTGCAGCCCCGACAACTGCTCCGTTTCCTTACCTGAGTCACATGTATCTCCGAAGACCGCCGTTGGAGCGCAGCCCGGCTCATGGCAAGCAGAGTCTATCAATTCTGATTGCGACACAGGCCCGCTTTCGGAATTTGATAGGAATTCTCTATGGAAGAAAG ATATTCACGGGAACAAACTGTCGCGGCGGGAGATGGCAAGGGTACGTCGAATGGAGTCGCTCAAGTGTTTGGAGATGGAGCGCGAGTTGGGCTCGAAGTCTTGCGAATATACCGCCTCTGTTGTACTGGTTATTCGTTTTCCTGACCCTGAAATATCCACAGCCATGGTGGCTGGACTATCCCCGGCAGTCAGTGATGTAGGTGTGCCCAGTCGCTTGGAGCCGCGCTACTGCATGGTTCACCTGAAGATAGGAGCGGACGTGGACTCGACAATAAGCGAGATCAATCAGGTGCGATTTGGCAACGGCTTTCTGGTGGCAGAGCGCAAAGAATTTTCCGATGAAGAGGAGGCAAAATTAATCGACCCCTGCAGTCTGTATGTGTCTAATATACCCTTCCACATGACCACATCGGCCATTAAGGGATTCTTTGTAAGATCCATGCGAGTGGATGTTGGCGTCCTCAGGACGGAGAAGCGTGCCCGCTACGCCTTTGTCCGCTACGCTACAACCGAACTAGCCAGAGAGGCATTTAGGGAGTTGTCCAGGAGACCTTGTCTGTCCAATCGCACACTAACTGTTCGCTTTCGGCGTATTAAAAAGCGACCCAGCCAGTTCAAATTGCAGCCCAACCCATCGAACCTCACAATAAACACACTGGCCACTGACGATGACGATGCGGCTGACGCCGACTGCAAAGTTATCTCCCCTCCACCTGTTGAGTCAATCACAATCAGCGACAGCGATGGAAACTGCTCTGATTCGAATGGTGCCACCAAAGAAAAGGCCAAGCGCAAGAGCAAAATGAGTGAGCACGAGATGGAGATCCAAAAactgaagctacaaatggctGAATATGGTGCCATCATAAAGAGCTTGCAGGCCAGACAAGATATTTCAG CAGATTTGTCGCCAAAATTGGAGCCTAGCTCATATCCGGAAATGTGCAGGTATGCAAAGGGTCCTACTCCCGTCCACCTGATACAAGACATCAAAGCGGAGTGTGCCTATTTGGGTCTACCAGAGGTCACCGCAGAGCCCGAACCTGCTTTTCGCCCTACGACGTTACCTATAGACAAGCCTGGCCAGGATGATGATCCTAAAAAGCCAAAAA AATCATTTTTTCTTGGCCGGATGCTTTCAGGTCTTGCCAGACTCGCCAAAAGCCCAAAACCGGCCGACGAGAAGACCACAGCTTCAAAGGCTACCCAAGCCTCCCCGGAAAAGGACGCACGACTGGAGGAGCTTTACGCTCAGTTGGAAACCGACATCGATACCTAA
- the LOC108160138 gene encoding protein painting of fourth isoform X3: MDLKRCPPAIGIGADSKRPKKNIQDKGIEIPGDGNPPNLPPCSPDNCSVSLPESHVSPKTAVGAQPGSWQAESINSDCDTGPLSEFDRNSLWKKDIHGNKLSRREMARVRRMESLKCLEMERELGSKSCEYTASVVLVIRFPDPEISTAMVAGLSPAVSDVGVPSRLEPRYCMVHLKIGADVDSTISEINQVRFGNGFLVAERKEFSDEEEAKLIDPCSLYVSNIPFHMTTSAIKGFFVRSMRVDVGVLRTEKRARYAFVRYATTELAREAFRELSRRPCLSNRTLTVRFRRIKKRPSQFKLQPNPSNLTINTLATDDDDAADADCKVISPPPVESITISDSDGNCSDSNGATKEKAKRKSKMSEHEMEIQKLKLQMAEYGAIIKSLQARQDISADLSPKLEPSSYPEMCRYAKGPTPVHLIQDIKAECAYLGLPEVTAEPEPAFRPTTLPIDKPGQDDDPKKPKSLARLAKSPKPADEKTTASKATQASPEKDARLEELYAQLETDIDT; encoded by the exons ATGGATTTAAAACGCTGCCCCCCGGCAATTGGCATCGGAGCAGATTCCAAACGACCCAAGAAGAACATCCAGGATAAGGGCATCGAGATACCGGGCGATGGGAATCCACCAAATTTGCCGCCGTGCAGCCCCGACAACTGCTCCGTTTCCTTACCTGAGTCACATGTATCTCCGAAGACCGCCGTTGGAGCGCAGCCCGGCTCATGGCAAGCAGAGTCTATCAATTCTGATTGCGACACAGGCCCGCTTTCGGAATTTGATAGGAATTCTCTATGGAAGAAAG ATATTCACGGGAACAAACTGTCGCGGCGGGAGATGGCAAGGGTACGTCGAATGGAGTCGCTCAAGTGTTTGGAGATGGAGCGCGAGTTGGGCTCGAAGTCTTGCGAATATACCGCCTCTGTTGTACTGGTTATTCGTTTTCCTGACCCTGAAATATCCACAGCCATGGTGGCTGGACTATCCCCGGCAGTCAGTGATGTAGGTGTGCCCAGTCGCTTGGAGCCGCGCTACTGCATGGTTCACCTGAAGATAGGAGCGGACGTGGACTCGACAATAAGCGAGATCAATCAGGTGCGATTTGGCAACGGCTTTCTGGTGGCAGAGCGCAAAGAATTTTCCGATGAAGAGGAGGCAAAATTAATCGACCCCTGCAGTCTGTATGTGTCTAATATACCCTTCCACATGACCACATCGGCCATTAAGGGATTCTTTGTAAGATCCATGCGAGTGGATGTTGGCGTCCTCAGGACGGAGAAGCGTGCCCGCTACGCCTTTGTCCGCTACGCTACAACCGAACTAGCCAGAGAGGCATTTAGGGAGTTGTCCAGGAGACCTTGTCTGTCCAATCGCACACTAACTGTTCGCTTTCGGCGTATTAAAAAGCGACCCAGCCAGTTCAAATTGCAGCCCAACCCATCGAACCTCACAATAAACACACTGGCCACTGACGATGACGATGCGGCTGACGCCGACTGCAAAGTTATCTCCCCTCCACCTGTTGAGTCAATCACAATCAGCGACAGCGATGGAAACTGCTCTGATTCGAATGGTGCCACCAAAGAAAAGGCCAAGCGCAAGAGCAAAATGAGTGAGCACGAGATGGAGATCCAAAAactgaagctacaaatggctGAATATGGTGCCATCATAAAGAGCTTGCAGGCCAGACAAGATATTTCAG CAGATTTGTCGCCAAAATTGGAGCCTAGCTCATATCCGGAAATGTGCAGGTATGCAAAGGGTCCTACTCCCGTCCACCTGATACAAGACATCAAAGCGGAGTGTGCCTATTTGGGTCTACCAGAGGTCACCGCAGAGCCCGAACCTGCTTTTCGCCCTACGACGTTACCTATAGACAAGCCTGGCCAGGATGATGATCCTAAAAAGCCAAAAA GTCTTGCCAGACTCGCCAAAAGCCCAAAACCGGCCGACGAGAAGACCACAGCTTCAAAGGCTACCCAAGCCTCCCCGGAAAAGGACGCACGACTGGAGGAGCTTTACGCTCAGTTGGAAACCGACATCGATACCTAA
- the LOC108160138 gene encoding protein painting of fourth isoform X2 — protein MDLKRCPPAIGIGADSKRPKKNIQDKGIEIPGDGNPPNLPPCSPDNCSVSLPESHVSPKTAVGAQPGSWQAESINSDCDTGPLSEFDRNSLWKKDIHGNKLSRREMARVRRMESLKCLEMERELGSKSCEYTASVVLVIRFPDPEISTAMVAGLSPAVSDVGVPSRLEPRYCMVHLKIGADVDSTISEINQVRFGNGFLVAERKEFSDEEEAKLIDPCSLYVSNIPFHMTTSAIKGFFVRSMRVDVGVLRTEKRARYAFVRYATTELAREAFRELSRRPCLSNRTLTVRFRRIKKRPSQFKLQPNPSNLTINTLATDDDDAADADCKVISPPPVESITISDSDGNCSDSNGATKEKAKRKSKMSEHEMEIQKLKLQMAEYGAIIKSLQARQDISDLSPKLEPSSYPEMCRYAKGPTPVHLIQDIKAECAYLGLPEVTAEPEPAFRPTTLPIDKPGQDDDPKKPKKSFFLGRMLSGLARLAKSPKPADEKTTASKATQASPEKDARLEELYAQLETDIDT, from the exons ATGGATTTAAAACGCTGCCCCCCGGCAATTGGCATCGGAGCAGATTCCAAACGACCCAAGAAGAACATCCAGGATAAGGGCATCGAGATACCGGGCGATGGGAATCCACCAAATTTGCCGCCGTGCAGCCCCGACAACTGCTCCGTTTCCTTACCTGAGTCACATGTATCTCCGAAGACCGCCGTTGGAGCGCAGCCCGGCTCATGGCAAGCAGAGTCTATCAATTCTGATTGCGACACAGGCCCGCTTTCGGAATTTGATAGGAATTCTCTATGGAAGAAAG ATATTCACGGGAACAAACTGTCGCGGCGGGAGATGGCAAGGGTACGTCGAATGGAGTCGCTCAAGTGTTTGGAGATGGAGCGCGAGTTGGGCTCGAAGTCTTGCGAATATACCGCCTCTGTTGTACTGGTTATTCGTTTTCCTGACCCTGAAATATCCACAGCCATGGTGGCTGGACTATCCCCGGCAGTCAGTGATGTAGGTGTGCCCAGTCGCTTGGAGCCGCGCTACTGCATGGTTCACCTGAAGATAGGAGCGGACGTGGACTCGACAATAAGCGAGATCAATCAGGTGCGATTTGGCAACGGCTTTCTGGTGGCAGAGCGCAAAGAATTTTCCGATGAAGAGGAGGCAAAATTAATCGACCCCTGCAGTCTGTATGTGTCTAATATACCCTTCCACATGACCACATCGGCCATTAAGGGATTCTTTGTAAGATCCATGCGAGTGGATGTTGGCGTCCTCAGGACGGAGAAGCGTGCCCGCTACGCCTTTGTCCGCTACGCTACAACCGAACTAGCCAGAGAGGCATTTAGGGAGTTGTCCAGGAGACCTTGTCTGTCCAATCGCACACTAACTGTTCGCTTTCGGCGTATTAAAAAGCGACCCAGCCAGTTCAAATTGCAGCCCAACCCATCGAACCTCACAATAAACACACTGGCCACTGACGATGACGATGCGGCTGACGCCGACTGCAAAGTTATCTCCCCTCCACCTGTTGAGTCAATCACAATCAGCGACAGCGATGGAAACTGCTCTGATTCGAATGGTGCCACCAAAGAAAAGGCCAAGCGCAAGAGCAAAATGAGTGAGCACGAGATGGAGATCCAAAAactgaagctacaaatggctGAATATGGTGCCATCATAAAGAGCTTGCAGGCCAGACAAGATATTTCAG ATTTGTCGCCAAAATTGGAGCCTAGCTCATATCCGGAAATGTGCAGGTATGCAAAGGGTCCTACTCCCGTCCACCTGATACAAGACATCAAAGCGGAGTGTGCCTATTTGGGTCTACCAGAGGTCACCGCAGAGCCCGAACCTGCTTTTCGCCCTACGACGTTACCTATAGACAAGCCTGGCCAGGATGATGATCCTAAAAAGCCAAAAA AATCATTTTTTCTTGGCCGGATGCTTTCAGGTCTTGCCAGACTCGCCAAAAGCCCAAAACCGGCCGACGAGAAGACCACAGCTTCAAAGGCTACCCAAGCCTCCCCGGAAAAGGACGCACGACTGGAGGAGCTTTACGCTCAGTTGGAAACCGACATCGATACCTAA